In 'Nostoc azollae' 0708, the following are encoded in one genomic region:
- a CDS encoding dipeptide epimerase translates to MKILVNLFTVNKRFPLTISRGTTAQTTNICVKIIENGIEGWGEASPFSVGNHRQSTGRITGALQNITPVLESFNPWQRQEIEAVLRKYQIPSAARAALDMALYDWMGKSVGLSLWQLWGLDRNVIAPTSVTIGINTPAGAATRTRDWLEYMDVRQLKVKLGSSEGIEADRKMLLAVRETAPEIDLFVDANGGWSLADAIAMSLWLADLGIQYIEQPLPRGQETHLATLKEHSPLPIFVDESCFTSADIPQLVDYVDGVNIKLMKSGGLSEALRMVHTAKAYSLKVMFGCYSDSSLANTAAAQLAPLADYLDLDSHLNLIDDPFRGASVKAGRVLPNDLPGLGVQYSAFAP, encoded by the coding sequence ATGAAAATACTAGTCAATCTATTTACAGTCAATAAACGATTTCCGTTAACAATTAGTAGAGGAACAACAGCACAGACCACAAATATTTGTGTAAAAATCATTGAAAATGGCATAGAAGGATGGGGAGAAGCATCACCCTTCAGTGTCGGTAATCACCGCCAATCAACTGGTAGAATTACTGGAGCCTTGCAAAACATTACCCCTGTGTTAGAATCATTCAACCCTTGGCAACGTCAGGAAATTGAGGCTGTTTTAAGAAAATATCAAATTCCTTCCGCTGCTAGGGCGGCGTTAGATATGGCGCTGTATGATTGGATGGGTAAAAGTGTGGGTTTATCTCTATGGCAACTTTGGGGACTGGATAGAAATGTGATCGCACCAACTTCGGTGACAATTGGCATTAATACCCCAGCAGGTGCAGCAACTCGAACACGAGACTGGTTAGAATATATGGATGTACGTCAGTTGAAGGTGAAATTAGGTTCGAGCGAGGGGATAGAAGCAGACAGAAAAATGCTGTTAGCAGTGCGGGAAACAGCACCAGAAATTGATTTATTTGTAGATGCTAACGGGGGTTGGAGTTTAGCAGATGCGATCGCCATGTCCCTTTGGTTAGCCGATTTGGGGATACAGTATATAGAACAGCCATTACCACGAGGTCAAGAAACACATTTAGCCACATTGAAAGAACATTCACCTTTACCAATTTTTGTTGATGAAAGTTGCTTTACCAGTGCTGATATTCCCCAATTAGTGGATTATGTAGATGGGGTTAATATTAAATTGATGAAATCTGGGGGTTTGAGTGAAGCTTTGCGAATGGTACATACAGCCAAAGCATACAGTTTAAAAGTAATGTTTGGCTGTTATTCTGATAGTTCTCTAGCTAATACAGCAGCTGCACAACTTGCACCTTTAGCTGATTATTTAGACTTAGATAGTCACCTGAATTTAATTGATGATCCGTTTAGAGGTGCATCAGTAAAAGCAGGACGAGTTTTACCTAACGATTTACCTGGTTTGGGAGTACAATATAGTGCGTTTGCCCCTTAA
- a CDS encoding Bpu10I family restriction endonuclease, whose product MPKLPTPHYDKLFACMNNSSLLYFLVSEFPDITPVSITSTQIDYVLIVIKSRHITSNVRQEYRTPETRKLYRQEYGDFIDASKYYPDVFQRMINKTQTLIDDTAPGVEQVLKLGNF is encoded by the coding sequence ATGCCCAAACTTCCAACTCCACACTATGATAAACTCTTTGCCTGTATGAACAATTCCAGCTTACTTTACTTTTTAGTTTCTGAGTTTCCCGACATAACCCCAGTTTCTATTACCTCTACCCAAATTGATTATGTGTTAATTGTTATAAAATCCAGGCATATAACCTCAAATGTTCGCCAAGAGTACAGAACTCCAGAAACAAGAAAGTTATATAGGCAAGAATATGGAGATTTTATTGATGCTTCAAAATATTATCCTGATGTCTTTCAAAGAATGATTAATAAGACACAAACTTTGATAGATGATACAGCCCCAGGAGTTGAACAAGTTTTGAAGCTAGGAAATTTCTAA
- a CDS encoding cation:proton antiporter has protein sequence MQEDFRLIVDLVSVFAVAACGGLLAALLKQPVLLGYLIGGMVVGPGGLGLIKEVLQVETLAQFGVAFLLFALGVEFSLAELKKVKAIALGGGGLQILLTILITVVVCGLTGPWGALPAKGVFLGCILSLSSTAVVLKCLMERNETETPHGQVMLGILVVQDLALGLMLAVLPALHEPGEVIGIAILTALVRIALFAAGAVVAGIWLIPPLLRLLARTESRELFLLGVVTLCLCIALLTEYLGLSIEMGAFVAGLMISEVEYADEILTIVEPLRDIFASLFFAAIGMLIDPVFLWNNLELILGLVALVFVGKFLIITPLVKLFRYPLKTALITGLGLAQIGEFSFVLASEGQALGLVSRRIYLLILGTTAVTLMLTPFVLRLVPFLFNFAESMPWLKPYLVEEQARDFAEDLPLKDHIVVCGYGRIGKNLVRLLQQNQLPVVVIDQSESRIQQLRDEGIPYVYGNGVSFHVLETAGVNYAKAMAIALPDPASIRLCLKRALELSPELDLVVRATQDKNIELLYQLGAREVVQPEFEASLEMATYLLTDLGLSKEVVQEKMQEIRKDHYLDLRPERSALEVSQHLQQVTRDLNRRWYDLPTDSPLIGMTLEEADMRYLIGVSLMAIRRADGEEIDYPNSQVKLETGDCLLVVGASEKLAALAEFAQGNTAVPGESNACQWVTVQANCPILGKNLADLTTNEQYGIKVQAIRCDGKFIRFPHGQMELKMGDQVLLCGSFSILNQFQEMFTASCGVPLAIPIIRDEETETVKEFQ, from the coding sequence GTGCAAGAGGATTTCCGGTTAATTGTCGATTTGGTTTCGGTTTTTGCTGTCGCTGCCTGCGGTGGACTGCTGGCCGCATTGTTAAAACAACCCGTATTACTCGGCTATCTAATCGGTGGTATGGTTGTGGGTCCTGGGGGACTGGGATTAATTAAAGAAGTCCTCCAGGTAGAAACCTTGGCGCAGTTTGGTGTTGCCTTTTTGCTGTTCGCTTTGGGTGTGGAATTTTCCTTGGCGGAACTCAAGAAGGTGAAAGCTATAGCTTTGGGCGGTGGTGGACTACAAATTCTTCTCACCATTCTCATCACCGTTGTGGTGTGTGGCTTAACTGGTCCTTGGGGAGCTTTACCTGCTAAGGGTGTATTTTTGGGTTGTATTCTATCCTTGTCTTCCACAGCGGTTGTTCTCAAATGCTTGATGGAACGCAATGAAACAGAAACGCCCCACGGCCAAGTAATGCTGGGGATTTTGGTAGTCCAGGATTTAGCACTGGGATTGATGCTGGCTGTATTACCCGCTTTGCATGAACCGGGGGAAGTCATTGGTATCGCAATCCTGACGGCTTTGGTACGCATTGCTTTATTTGCTGCGGGTGCTGTGGTGGCGGGTATTTGGTTAATTCCGCCTTTGTTGCGACTGCTGGCACGAACTGAAAGCCGGGAGTTATTTCTGTTGGGGGTAGTGACTTTATGTTTATGTATTGCCCTGCTAACTGAATATTTAGGTCTTTCTATCGAGATGGGGGCGTTTGTGGCGGGGTTGATGATTTCGGAGGTGGAGTATGCTGACGAAATCCTGACCATTGTGGAACCTTTGCGGGATATCTTTGCTAGTTTGTTTTTCGCTGCCATTGGGATGTTAATTGATCCGGTGTTTTTGTGGAACAATCTAGAATTGATTCTCGGTTTGGTGGCTTTGGTTTTCGTAGGCAAGTTTTTAATCATCACTCCGCTGGTGAAGTTATTCCGCTATCCGTTGAAAACAGCTTTAATTACTGGGTTGGGATTGGCGCAAATTGGGGAGTTTTCCTTTGTGCTGGCTAGTGAAGGTCAGGCTTTGGGGTTGGTTTCCCGACGGATATATCTGTTAATTTTGGGAACTACCGCTGTAACTTTGATGTTGACTCCTTTTGTGTTGCGGTTGGTGCCATTTTTATTTAATTTTGCTGAGTCGATGCCTTGGTTGAAACCCTATTTGGTGGAAGAACAAGCGCGTGATTTTGCGGAAGATTTACCTCTGAAAGACCATATTGTCGTTTGTGGTTATGGTCGCATCGGTAAGAATTTGGTGCGGTTGTTGCAGCAAAACCAGTTACCGGTAGTGGTGATTGATCAGTCAGAGAGCAGAATTCAGCAGTTACGTGATGAGGGAATACCTTATGTTTATGGTAATGGGGTGAGTTTTCATGTGTTGGAAACTGCTGGTGTGAATTATGCTAAGGCGATGGCGATCGCACTTCCAGATCCTGCTAGTATTCGTCTATGCCTGAAACGCGCTTTGGAATTATCCCCAGAATTGGATTTGGTTGTCCGCGCTACCCAAGATAAAAACATTGAATTGCTTTACCAACTTGGTGCAAGGGAAGTTGTACAACCTGAGTTTGAAGCTAGTCTGGAAATGGCCACCTATTTACTCACAGATCTGGGATTATCAAAAGAGGTGGTACAGGAGAAAATGCAGGAAATTCGCAAAGACCATTATTTAGATTTGCGTCCTGAACGTTCTGCTTTGGAGGTTTCCCAGCATTTACAACAAGTAACCCGCGATTTAAATCGTCGTTGGTATGACTTACCTACGGATTCCCCGTTAATTGGCATGACCTTGGAAGAAGCAGATATGCGCTATCTGATTGGGGTAAGTTTAATGGCTATTCGTCGCGCTGATGGGGAAGAGATTGATTATCCCAACAGTCAAGTTAAACTAGAAACAGGCGATTGCTTGTTAGTTGTCGGTGCCAGTGAAAAATTAGCAGCGTTAGCCGAGTTTGCTCAAGGAAACACAGCTGTTCCAGGAGAAAGTAATGCTTGTCAGTGGGTAACAGTCCAAGCTAATTGTCCTATTTTGGGTAAAAATTTGGCAGACTTAACCACTAATGAACAGTATGGAATCAAAGTGCAAGCAATTCGCTGTGATGGTAAATTTATCCGTTTTCCTCATGGACAGATGGAGTTAAAAATGGGTGATCAAGTCCTATTGTGTGGTAGCTTTTCCATACTGAATCAATTCCAGGAAATGTTTACCGCTTCCTGTGGAGTACCCCTGGCAATTCCAATCATCAGAGATGAAGAGACAGAAACCGTCAAAGAGTTTCAATAA
- the dapF gene encoding diaminopimelate epimerase, translating to MAIEFTKYHGLGNDFILIDNRSSLTPVITPQQAVKWCDRHFGIGADGVIFALPGQNDTDYTMRIFNSDGSEPEMCGNGIRCLAAFLTELEGISRTKDYYRIHTLAGVITPQLTHDGQVKVDMGLPRLLAQEIPTTFAPADNKVINLPLEVAGTTWDVTCVSMGNPHCITFIEDVAAIPLEKIGPKFEHHPAFPQRINLEFIEIVNRNYLKMRVWERGAGITLACGTGACAVLVAGVLNDKCDRTATIELPGGPLEIEWSEIDQRIYMTGPAERVFIGKF from the coding sequence ATGGCAATCGAATTTACTAAGTATCACGGTTTGGGTAATGATTTCATCCTGATTGATAACCGTTCCTCATTGACACCAGTAATTACACCACAACAAGCTGTGAAATGGTGCGATCGTCATTTTGGTATTGGGGCTGATGGTGTGATTTTCGCACTTCCTGGACAAAATGATACTGATTACACAATGCGGATTTTTAATTCTGATGGTTCTGAACCAGAAATGTGTGGTAATGGGATTCGTTGTTTAGCAGCATTTTTAACTGAGTTAGAAGGTATATCCCGTACTAAAGACTATTATCGCATTCATACTTTAGCAGGTGTGATTACACCTCAACTTACACATGATGGTCAAGTTAAGGTAGATATGGGTTTACCCCGGTTACTAGCACAAGAAATTCCTACCACCTTTGCACCTGCTGACAACAAAGTAATTAACCTGCCTTTAGAAGTCGCAGGAACAACTTGGGATGTTACCTGTGTCAGCATGGGAAACCCTCACTGCATCACCTTTATCGAAGATGTGGCAGCTATTCCCCTAGAAAAAATCGGACCCAAATTTGAACATCATCCTGCTTTCCCCCAAAGAATCAATTTAGAATTCATCGAAATTGTCAACCGTAATTACTTGAAAATGCGGGTATGGGAACGGGGTGCAGGTATTACTTTAGCTTGCGGTACTGGTGCTTGTGCTGTTTTGGTAGCTGGAGTATTGAATGATAAGTGTGATCGCACAGCCACAATCGAATTACCAGGCGGTCCCCTAGAAATTGAATGGTCAGAAATAGACCAACGAATTTACATGACCGGGCCAGCAGAACGGGTATTCATCGGTAAATTTTAA
- a CDS encoding LL-diaminopimelate aminotransferase: MATVNDNYLKLKAGYLFPEIARRVNAFAQANPDAKIIRLGIGDVTEPLPEACRTAMIKAVEEMSDRSTFKGYGPEQGYAWLREKIAVQDFQARGAAIEADEIFISDGSKCDTGNILEIFGKNNVIAVTDPVYPVYVDTNVMAGNTGEANEKGEFEGLVYLPVTADNNFTAEIPSHKVDLIYLCFPNNPTGASATKKHLQAWVNYAKANGSIIFFDAAYEAYITDPTLPHSIYEIEGARDCAIEFRSFSKNAGFTGTRCALTVVPKNLTAKAADGSDVELWKLWNRRQSTKFNGVSYIVQRGVEAVYSEAGQVQIKALVSFYLENAKIIREQLTNAGLSVYGGVNAPYVWVKTPNGLSSWEFFDKLLQTVKVVGTPGSGFGAAGEGYFRISAFNSRENVEEAMKRITEELKV; encoded by the coding sequence ATGGCTACTGTTAACGACAACTACCTGAAACTCAAGGCTGGTTATCTGTTTCCCGAAATTGCGCGTCGGGTAAATGCTTTCGCCCAAGCTAACCCAGATGCAAAAATCATCCGCTTAGGTATTGGTGATGTCACTGAACCCTTGCCAGAAGCTTGTCGGACTGCGATGATTAAGGCAGTAGAAGAAATGAGTGATCGGTCAACTTTCAAAGGATATGGCCCAGAACAAGGTTATGCTTGGTTACGGGAAAAAATCGCCGTCCAAGATTTCCAAGCACGGGGCGCAGCTATAGAAGCCGATGAAATCTTCATTTCCGACGGTTCTAAGTGTGATACAGGTAACATTTTAGAGATTTTTGGCAAAAATAACGTTATCGCCGTTACCGACCCTGTATATCCCGTTTACGTCGATACTAATGTCATGGCAGGTAACACTGGTGAAGCCAACGAAAAAGGTGAATTTGAAGGTTTAGTTTATCTCCCTGTCACCGCAGATAACAATTTCACAGCAGAAATTCCTTCCCATAAAGTTGATTTAATTTATCTCTGCTTTCCCAATAATCCCACCGGTGCAAGCGCAACCAAGAAACATTTACAAGCGTGGGTAAATTACGCCAAAGCCAACGGTTCAATCATTTTCTTTGATGCTGCTTACGAAGCCTACATTACCGATCCTACCCTGCCCCATTCTATCTACGAAATTGAAGGTGCTAGAGATTGTGCGATCGAATTTCGTTCTTTTTCCAAAAACGCAGGTTTCACAGGTACTCGTTGCGCTTTAACAGTCGTTCCCAAAAACCTCACCGCAAAAGCCGCAGATGGTTCTGATGTAGAACTGTGGAAACTCTGGAATCGTCGTCAATCTACCAAATTTAACGGTGTTTCCTATATCGTACAACGGGGTGTGGAGGCAGTTTATTCTGAAGCAGGACAAGTACAAATTAAAGCTTTGGTAAGTTTCTATTTAGAAAACGCCAAAATTATCCGTGAACAACTCACCAACGCGGGGTTATCAGTTTATGGTGGAGTGAATGCTCCCTATGTGTGGGTAAAAACACCTAATGGTTTATCCAGTTGGGAATTTTTCGATAAATTATTGCAAACCGTCAAAGTTGTGGGAACTCCTGGTTCTGGTTTTGGTGCTGCGGGTGAAGGTTATTTCCGTATTTCTGCGTTTAACAGTAGGGAGAATGTCGAAGAAGCAATGAAGCGGATTACTGAGGAATTGAAAGTGTAA
- a CDS encoding mercuric reductase → MSSLEFERITVLPMDEYNQRLVANVHPENWVNPQPANCYDLVVIGAGTAGLVVAAGAAGLDLGLKVALIEKNLMGGDCLNIGCIPSKSLIRSARVIGEMWKAKNLGVNISQHINVDFATVMSRLRRIRAGISHHDSAARFKNLGVDVFLGNGKFASKNTIDVDGQILKFKKAVIATGARAIKPEICGIEAAGYLTNENVFSLIQKPDKLAVIGGGPIGCELAQAFRRLGCKVTLFHNSSHILNKEDREATDILQRVFTDEGIRLVLNCQLEEVVTVTEGKRLYFSSHGNRDSVTVNEILVGAGRVPSVEGLNLEAVGVEYDQKLGVKVNDYLQTTNSNIYAAGDICMNWKFTHAADAAARIVIKNTLFSPFGLGRSRLSSLVIPRVTYTDPEIAHVGIYADEAERLGIEIETIKIGFNNVDRAITDSQEAGFLKIHHKKGSDEIIGATIVASHGGEMISGITTAIVNKIGLSKLSSVIHPYPTQAEAIKKAADAYRCTLITPRTKKLLGFLTKFS, encoded by the coding sequence ATGTCTAGTTTAGAATTTGAGAGAATCACAGTTCTACCAATGGATGAATATAATCAAAGGCTAGTAGCTAATGTTCATCCTGAAAATTGGGTGAATCCTCAACCAGCTAATTGTTATGATTTGGTAGTTATTGGTGCGGGTACAGCAGGATTAGTTGTAGCTGCGGGTGCTGCGGGTTTAGATTTAGGTTTAAAAGTGGCATTAATTGAAAAAAATCTCATGGGTGGAGATTGTTTAAATATTGGTTGTATACCATCTAAATCTCTAATTCGGTCTGCACGTGTAATTGGTGAAATGTGGAAAGCTAAGAATTTAGGTGTGAATATTTCCCAACACATTAATGTTGATTTTGCTACAGTAATGTCCAGATTACGACGAATTAGAGCAGGTATTAGTCATCATGATTCCGCAGCCAGATTTAAAAATTTAGGAGTTGATGTTTTTTTAGGTAACGGTAAATTTGCTAGTAAAAATACTATAGATGTTGATGGTCAAATCCTCAAGTTTAAAAAAGCTGTTATTGCGACTGGTGCAAGAGCAATCAAACCAGAAATTTGCGGTATTGAAGCAGCAGGTTATTTAACTAATGAAAACGTTTTTTCTCTGATACAAAAACCGGATAAATTGGCGGTCATTGGTGGTGGACCCATTGGTTGCGAATTAGCACAAGCCTTCCGACGCCTGGGTTGTAAGGTGACATTATTTCATAATAGTTCACACATCCTCAATAAAGAAGATAGGGAAGCAACGGATATTTTGCAACGAGTTTTTACTGATGAAGGTATTCGCTTGGTACTCAATTGTCAGTTAGAAGAAGTGGTGACAGTGACGGAAGGAAAACGACTTTATTTTTCATCTCATGGTAATCGAGATTCGGTAACTGTAAATGAAATTTTAGTAGGTGCAGGACGTGTGCCAAGTGTGGAAGGTTTAAATTTAGAAGCAGTGGGTGTGGAGTATGACCAGAAACTGGGTGTGAAGGTGAATGATTATCTACAAACTACTAACTCTAATATTTATGCAGCGGGTGATATCTGCATGAATTGGAAGTTTACCCATGCAGCTGATGCGGCAGCGAGAATAGTCATTAAAAATACACTGTTTTCTCCGTTTGGTTTGGGACGTTCTCGGCTAAGTAGTCTAGTGATACCTCGGGTAACATATACTGACCCAGAAATTGCTCATGTGGGGATATACGCAGATGAGGCAGAAAGATTGGGTATTGAGATAGAGACGATTAAGATTGGTTTTAATAATGTAGATCGTGCGATCACAGATAGTCAAGAAGCAGGATTTTTGAAGATTCACCACAAAAAAGGATCAGATGAAATTATCGGTGCAACAATTGTTGCTAGTCATGGAGGTGAGATGATTTCGGGAATTACTACAGCAATTGTCAATAAAATTGGTTTAAGTAAATTAAGTAGTGTCATTCATCCTTACCCAACTCAAGCCGAAGCCATTAAAAAAGCAGCGGACGCTTATCGATGCACACTGATAACACCAAGAACTAAAAAACTTTTAGGATTCTTAACTAAGTTTTCTTGA
- a CDS encoding Hfq-related RNA-binding protein: MAATDFDKTLPSIRLLQNWIKQKATVEFKLVTGDVITGKVFWQDSNCVCILDGDNEQLTVWKLAIAYMRLRCEGVIERGLVPRDPNADAAHFGS; the protein is encoded by the coding sequence ATGGCAGCAACTGATTTTGATAAGACCTTACCCAGCATTAGATTATTGCAAAATTGGATCAAGCAAAAAGCCACAGTGGAATTTAAGCTGGTGACTGGTGATGTCATCACAGGTAAGGTTTTTTGGCAGGATAGCAATTGTGTATGTATTTTAGATGGCGATAATGAGCAACTGACCGTTTGGAAACTAGCGATCGCCTATATGAGACTACGGTGTGAGGGAGTGATAGAAAGGGGATTAGTTCCACGAGATCCTAACGCTGACGCTGCCCATTTTGGTTCATAA
- a CDS encoding nucleoside deaminase, whose translation MDECMQAAISEAKQGRDEGGIPIGSVLVRNGKILGKGHNKRVQDGDPVTHAEIDCLRNAGRLGNYKGITLYSTLMPCYLCAGAVVQFGIKKVIAGESRTFPGAKEFMVSHGVEVIDLNLDECKQMMNEFITEKPELWNEDIGN comes from the coding sequence ATGGATGAGTGTATGCAAGCGGCAATTTCTGAAGCTAAACAGGGTAGAGATGAAGGGGGAATTCCCATCGGTTCTGTTTTGGTCAGAAATGGGAAAATTCTCGGCAAAGGACACAATAAACGGGTGCAAGATGGTGATCCTGTCACTCATGCAGAAATTGATTGTTTAAGGAATGCTGGTAGACTTGGTAATTATAAAGGTATAACATTATATTCCACTTTGATGCCTTGTTATTTATGCGCTGGTGCAGTGGTGCAATTTGGGATTAAAAAAGTAATAGCAGGAGAGTCAAGAACCTTTCCCGGTGCAAAAGAATTTATGGTTTCTCATGGTGTAGAAGTAATTGATTTAAACCTTGATGAATGCAAACAAATGATGAATGAATTTATCACAGAAAAACCAGAATTATGGAATGAAGATATTGGGAATTGA